The Isachenkonia alkalipeptolytica genomic sequence ATATAAGTTCGTAAAATAAAGCCAAAAGATTGTGGTCATCTTTGAACTAAGCTGAAAACCAATTCTTGTGAGCAGAGTGTTAAAGAGACCCGCAAAGATAAATAAAGAAACCAACCAAAGGATTAATAATTTATAAGATTTTTCCAATTGATGCTTATCATCATTTTTATGCTTATTCATGTTCATCTGATTCGAACTCCCTTCTAACTTAGTTCACAATCCATTCAAATTAGTACTTTCCCATTTTATTTCTCCTCTTACAATCCCTCGGTTCCCTGAAACATCACTTTTTTAGCTTTTCCCTTATCATCCTTTTCTTGTTAACTTTAATTTTACTGTACTTCTCCTTGGAGTTAATCCTTCCCAGGACTATTTTCACCTCCGCCTTAAGACGGAGAGCAAAAAAAAGACGGATCATCCATCCCGTGAATGATGTCCACTGAATATCGGTTTTCCGTTGCAGCTGTCGATCAATAGGGTAAATATGATCCTTGAGATGATAATTTTTTCGGGCTCCATGGACTTCACTCCTGTTTTAAAGTTGGTAGGACTATCCTTCGGTTTGCTTCCTCTTTACCCTAAAATAACACAATAGAGCACGAACAGCATTACTTCCGTTTGCAATGATCCCTGTAATTAAGGCTAGCCAAATAATCCAGGTAAAAATCGACCGGCAGCGGAAGAAGATTCCGAGATTTTTGTGAGTGCATGGACTCCGATCAACAGAATCGGGAGGATATACACCAGTTGGGAGAGCATCATCCTGAGGCGAGGTTTTAATCTCATCAGCAGGCGTTTCATTCATTAAAATATACCAGTTGCCCAGGGTAAAGATTTTTTTCATCATCTGGATTCCCCCTCGTAGGTCAGTGCATTTTCGTGTAATTCCTTCAGTCTTGTAATCTCATGGAGTATCAAGGTTTTACCGATGTCATTGATCGCATAGATCGTTTTCTGTTTTTCATCGGCATATACGGTGATGATACCGCTCTTTTGCATTTTCGTCAGGGTTCCGTATACCGTACCGGAGCCTAGACGGATTCTTCCCTTGGTGATCTTCTCCACATGTTTAACAATCCCATAGCCATGACGGGGTTCCGTCAAGGACAAAAGGGTATAAAATGCAGTTTCCCTCAAAGGTTTATTTCTCTTTATTAAAAAAGCCCCCTCAGATCATTGCATCCAGGGGGTCCTAAAACTTCAATATACTTCTCTTATTTTTAATTTTGTGGATCAATAGACTACTCCTCCACTTTAATGTTTTGAACAAACTCCGCATTCATCAGCTCAATCCCTTTTTTGGTTTCCAACTCAATCCAATTTTCCTTAACATCCACAATCTTTCCCGAAGTAGTACTTCCATAGGATCCTGTGGTGACCTTACACACCTTTCCGATATACTTCTTAATCATTTCATGGCTCATTCTAGTCCTCCTCCTTCTCTTTATATTGTGTTTTGCTGCCAGGGCCTGCATTTGATTTTGCTGGGGAATAATTACAAAAAGCAGAATGAAAACCGGCATGTAAATGGCAATCCATGCTCCCGGGTTCATAAAATTCCTCCTTTATTAGGAAACTTCCCTTTTCTTTACAGTGCTAATATAAACCAATCCTCCTACCATTATAGACAGGATAAAGGGAACACCGAAGGGACTGGTCCGGGTACTGCTTTCCGTTATAATGACTTCTTTAAGAATATCAATATTCATACCATATGCAAATATTTGACTGATTAAGTAGGCGATCATGTAGACAAACAAGGGTTGATTATTTACGGGTTTCCACTTGGAGTTTCGGTACTTAACGTCTTTAAATCCGATAAAAATCTTACCGTATAAGATCGTGACAATCCCTAAATGAAAGGACATATAGCTTAGGATTCGCCCAATCTGGTGAATGTTTGACTCCGGAAAATAATGATTTAAAATGACGGGTAATATCATCATCACCCCGCCGAAAATCAGTAGTCCCTTTGCCAGTAACCGCAGTCCTCTTGGTATGTTTGAAATAATCATGAAAACGATGCTTCCTACTAGGAGCATAAAACCTGTGGCTATAATTATTCCTTCGATGTTCATGTGACATCCTCCATTCTTTCGTTAACGCAATCAGTGGGAATGACCTCAACACTGAAGCCCTTCTCCTCCTTGTAATTCCTAAATAATGCCGCCCTCTACCATACCTTTACCAAAAGTAATATCCGTTAGTCCCATTAACACACCGAATATTGCCCCGGATAGTACAGCCCCTAAGGTAAACACCTCATTCAGAAATACAAGTACAAAAATCATTCCTATTTTAACTCCAATGTAATAGTACCTCTTTCTCTTAAGAAGGGAAATTCGCTTTTGCAAAGAACTAAACAGTAGTAAGGTACTCTTATTTAATGCTCCGAAAACAATGGAAGATAAAACGTACATCATTATGGTGGCCAATAAAAAGTAAACAAGTTCCATCAATTCACAACCTTTCTAGTTAAGGGCTAAGAAAACATCATTAATCCTTCCATGAGTTCTCTTATGACCCCTTAAGTATTATAAAGCTTTCGGCCAACCTTAATGGATATGGGAATGACTAGCAAGGTCAGTAATCCCAGGCCTATCAGAATTTCCGGTGCATGGGATGCCTCGCTGAAGCGGTGTAGAAAACTCGTAGTGTCAAATTCCACTCCCCTTGGTAGCCTTGGCAGTGTTCTATCCAGCACTTCAATACCGGCTCCAAATACAGCAATGGAACTGAGAAGGACTGCCCTTCGGATACGATTTTCTTTAATCAGTGCAATGGTCGTTCCTGCAAACCATATTAAGAGATACAGCAGGGCTACGAAGACTATGCCCTCAAAGGACGTGGCTGTTTCTGTTATCGCTGTGCCCTCCGGGGCTTCCTGTCCAAGGTTC encodes the following:
- a CDS encoding PadR family transcriptional regulator encodes the protein MRETAFYTLLSLTEPRHGYGIVKHVEKITKGRIRLGSGTVYGTLTKMQKSGIITVYADEKQKTIYAINDIGKTLILHEITRLKELHENALTYEGESR
- a CDS encoding DUF6897 domain-containing protein: MNPGAWIAIYMPVFILLFVIIPQQNQMQALAAKHNIKRRRRTRMSHEMIKKYIGKVCKVTTGSYGSTTSGKIVDVKENWIELETKKGIELMNAEFVQNIKVEE